A genomic region of Eucalyptus grandis isolate ANBG69807.140 chromosome 5, ASM1654582v1, whole genome shotgun sequence contains the following coding sequences:
- the LOC104432529 gene encoding LOW QUALITY PROTEIN: serine/threonine-protein phosphatase PP1 (The sequence of the model RefSeq protein was modified relative to this genomic sequence to represent the inferred CDS: inserted 1 base in 1 codon), whose translation MEQAVLDDIIGRLLEVRTRPGKQVQLSETEIRQLCTTSKDVFMQQPNLLDLEAPIKICGDIHGQYSDLLRLFEYGGLPPHANYLFLGDYVDRGKQSLETICLLLAYKIKYPENFFLLRGNHECASINRIYGFYDECKRRFNVRLWKVFTECFNCLPVAALIDEKILCMHGGLSPDLHDLDQIXNLQRPTDVPDTGLLCDLLWSDPSKDVQGWGMNDRGVSYTFGADKVTEFLQKHDLDLVCRAHQVVEDGYEFFANRQLVTIFSAPNYCGEFDNAGAMMSVDETLMCSFQILKPADKKPKFNSGGITMTPVKPLSSSSGSNAFGSTTTAKPGNPNWH comes from the exons ATGGAGCAAGCGGTGTTGGACGACATCATCGGCCGGCTCCTGGAGGTCCGCACCCGGCCCGGGAAGCAGGTCCAGCTGTCGGAGACGGAGATCCGGCAGCTCTGTACGACCTCGAAAGACGTCTTCATGCAGCAGCCCAACCTGCTGGATCTCGAGGCGCCGATTAAGATATGCG GGGACATTCATGGACAATATTCAGAccttttaagactttttgagtATGGGGGATTGCCTCCTCATGCCAATTACTTGTTTTTGGGGGACTATGTGGATAGAGGCAAGCAAAGTTTGGAGACAATATGTCTACTCCTTGCGTATAAGATTAAATACCCCGAAAACTTTTTTCTCTTGAGAGGAAACCACGAATGTGCTTCTATAAATCGGATATATGGATTTTATGATGAGTGTAAGAGAAGGTTCAATGTCAGGTTGTGGAAGGTTTTCACAGAGTGCTTTAATTGTCTGCCTGTGGCAGCCTTGATAGATGAGAAGATTCTGTGCATGCATGGTGGTCTCTCACCTGACTTACACGATTTAGACCAAA AGAACTTGCAGCGTCCCACAGATGTACCAGATACTGGTTTGCTCTGTGATCTTCTCTGGTCAGATCCTAGCAAGGATGTACAGGGCTGGGGAATGAATGACAGAGGAGTTTCATATACCTTTGGGGCGGACAAGGTGACAGAGTTTCTTCAGAAGCATGATCTGGATCTTGTTTGCCGCGCTCATCAG GTTGTGGAGGATGGCTATGAATTCTTTGCTAACCGGCAACTAGTAACTATATTTTCGGCACCTAACTACTGTGGGGAGTTTGACAATGCTGGTGCCATGATGAGTGTTGATGAGACCCTGATGTGCTCTTTCCAAATACTAAAGCCTGCTGATAAGAAGCCAAAATTTAACTCTGGCGGCATAACAATGACTCCTGTTAAGCCTTTGAGTTCCTCCTCGGGTTCCAATGCTTTTGGGAGCACGACAACAGCAAAGCCTGGAAATCCCAACTGGCATTAA